From a single Alloactinosynnema sp. L-07 genomic region:
- a CDS encoding cell division protein FtsK, with protein MALKGWTNLRQAARHAVGWLVVLPWRYARAVFRGLVVAVRWWRAWVKVGDYRDAAVASEKLADKFTEIRELTLFRWKVTGAVLVAVACGLLITYLVYGDQVWWYGGLVVSVALAVLGRRKDGSPGRKPVLAGPRSLTWTMDPQVLVDAFRDAKLIGKDETLRLVERASRQGDGWAVTVDLPATRKAADVVKNRDALASALAVDEVQLITERVRGNGGHAGRVALWVADADPYASAPQRTPLLGVSRWDAWRPVPFGRDARNRRIDLPLVWTSLLVGAIPRQGKTFAARLAAAGLILDPHTRLYVADFKAGKDWDAAGLVAHRFMSGDEPAHVLALIDWLVELVGEVQGRYRRMRDLDDTVCPESKITPAMARDVSLDMPITPIVIDEVQVPLEERTPVAVQGKRLPAGEYVGELLTWLAKKGPAAGIVLVLATQRPDSKTIPSGLRAVLGSRFALRVMDWRDSNIVLGEQMNTRGYDSSRLLPSHKGVGILRPDGETDAGADVLAMTVRTYYMPNEDWRVICRQGRALREQEGTLTGHAAGQDTPPVIERADLAMAAIGAPRLLHDDETEDEGAELPEPLGSVIGYLDDHDDGRTFVTSADLIDALGADATWFGRQMSELGCRSTRERVDTDDGVRQARGYHVADLRAAADRVAEDDGGGVDGL; from the coding sequence ATGGCGCTGAAGGGCTGGACCAATCTGCGGCAGGCCGCGCGGCACGCGGTCGGTTGGTTGGTGGTTCTGCCGTGGCGGTATGCCCGCGCGGTGTTCCGGGGCTTGGTGGTCGCGGTGCGGTGGTGGCGGGCGTGGGTGAAGGTCGGGGACTACCGGGACGCGGCGGTGGCGTCGGAGAAGTTGGCGGACAAGTTCACCGAGATCCGGGAACTCACACTGTTCCGGTGGAAGGTCACCGGCGCTGTCCTGGTCGCTGTCGCGTGCGGGCTGCTGATCACCTACCTGGTCTATGGCGACCAGGTGTGGTGGTACGGCGGGCTGGTGGTGTCGGTGGCGCTCGCGGTTCTCGGCAGGCGCAAAGACGGCTCGCCCGGTCGTAAGCCGGTGCTGGCCGGTCCTCGGAGTCTGACGTGGACGATGGACCCGCAAGTCCTTGTCGACGCGTTCCGCGACGCGAAACTGATCGGCAAGGACGAAACGTTACGCCTGGTGGAACGGGCGTCCCGGCAGGGCGACGGGTGGGCCGTCACGGTCGATCTCCCGGCGACCCGTAAGGCGGCCGACGTGGTCAAGAACCGCGACGCGTTGGCCTCCGCGTTGGCGGTCGATGAGGTCCAGCTCATTACCGAGCGGGTACGCGGCAACGGTGGCCACGCGGGCCGGGTCGCGCTGTGGGTCGCCGATGCCGACCCGTACGCGTCCGCACCACAGAGGACTCCGCTGTTGGGGGTGTCGCGGTGGGACGCGTGGCGGCCGGTGCCGTTCGGCCGCGACGCGCGCAACCGCCGCATCGATCTGCCGCTGGTGTGGACGTCGCTATTGGTGGGTGCGATTCCTAGACAGGGCAAGACGTTCGCGGCGCGGTTGGCCGCCGCGGGCTTGATCTTGGACCCGCACACCCGGTTGTACGTCGCCGATTTCAAGGCCGGGAAGGACTGGGACGCGGCCGGTCTGGTCGCGCACCGGTTCATGTCCGGCGACGAACCCGCACACGTCCTCGCCCTGATCGACTGGCTGGTCGAACTGGTCGGCGAGGTCCAGGGCCGGTACCGGCGGATGCGCGACCTGGACGACACCGTGTGCCCGGAATCGAAGATCACCCCTGCCATGGCGCGTGACGTGAGCCTGGACATGCCGATCACGCCGATCGTCATCGATGAGGTTCAGGTGCCGTTGGAGGAACGCACACCCGTTGCGGTGCAAGGGAAACGCCTCCCTGCGGGCGAGTACGTCGGGGAGCTGTTGACCTGGTTGGCGAAGAAAGGACCGGCTGCCGGGATCGTCCTGGTCCTGGCGACACAGCGCCCGGACTCCAAGACCATCCCCTCAGGGCTCCGCGCGGTCCTCGGCTCGCGGTTCGCCCTGCGCGTCATGGACTGGCGGGACAGCAACATCGTCCTAGGCGAGCAGATGAACACACGCGGCTACGACTCAAGCCGCCTGCTCCCGTCGCACAAGGGTGTCGGCATCCTCCGCCCCGATGGGGAGACCGACGCGGGGGCGGACGTGCTGGCCATGACAGTGCGGACGTACTACATGCCGAACGAAGATTGGCGGGTCATCTGTCGGCAGGGGCGCGCGCTACGCGAACAGGAAGGGACCTTGACCGGGCACGCGGCCGGACAGGACACGCCACCCGTGATCGAACGCGCGGATCTGGCGATGGCCGCTATCGGCGCACCCCGGCTCCTCCACGACGACGAAACGGAGGATGAGGGAGCGGAGTTGCCCGAACCGCTCGGATCGGTGATCGGCTACCTGGATGATCACGACGACGGCCGTACGTTCGTCACCAGCGCGGACCTGATCGACGCGTTGGGCGCGGACGCCACATGGTTCGGCAGGCAGATGAGCGAGTTGGGGTGCCGGTCCACGCGGGAACGCGTCGACACCGACGACGGGGTTCGCCAAGCGCGGGGCTACCACGTGGCGGACCTGCGGGCCGCCGCTGACCGCGTCGCCGAGGACGACGGCGGCGGAGTGGACGGGTTGTGA
- a CDS encoding helix-turn-helix domain-containing protein yields the protein MPEINHTTRPTFFTVKEAAAILRVGASTLYRVIREGDFPAVRVRSRYIVPAAVLDRLLAEVADTGGLVDPSRIAAERRAAREVSRLSERT from the coding sequence ATGCCTGAGATCAATCACACCACCCGACCTACGTTTTTCACAGTCAAGGAAGCGGCCGCGATCCTTCGCGTCGGCGCCTCCACTCTCTATCGAGTCATCCGAGAAGGCGACTTCCCCGCAGTGCGTGTGCGATCTCGTTACATCGTGCCAGCGGCGGTTCTGGACCGGCTCCTGGCAGAAGTCGCCGATACGGGCGGTCTGGTCGACCCGAGCCGCATCGCAGCGGAACGACGGGCGGCCCGCGAAGTATCGAGACTTTCTGAACGCACGTGA
- a CDS encoding WhiB family transcriptional regulator, translating into MNDYVNPEEYWEMLAAELDRYGAVPDEVLSEIVTRDGACMALFAEDTAPDFTGDAVSDRELAAGICAGCPVRRECLELELRTAGEFTLGVWGALNEEDRRAVYPVWLARRARAEQDGGDR; encoded by the coding sequence GTGAACGACTACGTGAACCCGGAGGAGTACTGGGAGATGTTGGCGGCCGAGCTGGACCGCTACGGGGCGGTGCCTGATGAGGTGCTGTCGGAGATCGTGACTCGGGATGGCGCGTGCATGGCGCTGTTCGCCGAGGACACCGCGCCCGACTTCACGGGTGACGCGGTGTCGGATCGGGAGTTGGCCGCGGGAATCTGTGCGGGCTGTCCGGTGCGTCGGGAGTGTTTGGAACTGGAGTTGCGGACGGCCGGTGAGTTCACGCTCGGGGTGTGGGGCGCGCTGAATGAGGAGGACCGGCGCGCGGTCTACCCGGTGTGGTTGGCCCGTCGTGCCCGTGCCGAGCAGGACGGGGGTGATCGGTGA
- a CDS encoding NUDIX hydrolase, which translates to MSDRAAEIEPAIAAAVITQGNKVLMVRRRVQEGSLSWQFPAGGIEAGESPEDAATRETREETGLEVRAIKVLGERVHPNTGRTMIYVACDVISGDATVVDDDELDAIVWASLADLSEYVPHGLFNPVQEHLAAVLST; encoded by the coding sequence GTGAGTGACCGCGCAGCCGAGATCGAACCCGCCATTGCGGCGGCCGTCATCACGCAAGGGAACAAGGTCCTGATGGTGCGGCGTCGTGTCCAAGAGGGAAGTCTGTCCTGGCAGTTTCCCGCCGGCGGCATTGAAGCTGGGGAGTCACCGGAGGACGCGGCTACGCGGGAAACACGGGAAGAGACGGGCTTGGAGGTACGTGCGATCAAGGTGCTCGGCGAACGCGTCCACCCCAATACCGGCCGCACGATGATCTATGTGGCGTGCGACGTCATCAGTGGAGATGCCACCGTGGTGGACGATGACGAACTTGACGCAATTGTTTGGGCATCGCTCGCGGATCTTTCCGAATACGTTCCGCACGGCCTGTTCAACCCAGTCCAAGAGCATCTAGCCGCTGTCTTGTCCACGTAG